One window of the Anguilla rostrata isolate EN2019 chromosome 13, ASM1855537v3, whole genome shotgun sequence genome contains the following:
- the abhd14a gene encoding protein ABHD14A isoform X1 codes for MVKQLRKMNFLRNRLVVLGLVLLATLLLYLLLPAIRQGSMEPSLEVQRMGLSVASPPPPPTINVTVRTGQLPGDPPLFFREALPIDGAGRQILPRLQVVLLHGQAFTSKTWEDLGTLALLATNGYQALALDLPGFGNTPDSDALKTDQNRVDLLLRFLEALGVRTPVLLSPSMSGHFSLPFLIKHGAQLRGFIPIAPVGTRNYTPQQYQAIQTPTLIVYGEQDINLGAQSYKNLSQLPRHAAIRLAGARHACYMDKPREFHQALLDFLSKLE; via the exons ATg GTGAAACAGCTCCGTAAAATGAACTTTTTGCGTAATCGTCTGGTCGTATTGGGCCTGGTGTTGTTAGCTACTTTGCTGCTGTACCTGCTGCTACCGGCCATTCGTCAGGGCAGCATGGAGCCGTCTCTGGAGGTTCAAAGGATGGGGCTATCAGTGgcctcacctccacctcctccgaCCATTAACGTCACAGTCCGTACCGGACAGCTCCCCGGAGATCCGCCTCTGTTTTTCAGGGAGGCCCTGCCTATCGATGGTGCAGGGAGGCAGATACTACCCAG ACTGCAGGTGGTTCTTCTGCATGGCCAGGCGTTCACCTCTAAAACCTGGGAGGACCTCGGGACTCTGGCTCTGCTGGCCACCAACGGATACCAGGCCCTTGCACTGGACCTGCCAG GATTTGGTAACACCCCAGACTCGGATGCGTTGAAGACGGATCAAAACCGGGTGGACCTGCTACTTCGGTTCCTGGAGGCGCTGGGTGTGCGGACCCCAGTGCTGCTCAGCCCCTCCATGAGCGGACACTTCTCCCTGCCCTTCCTCATTAAACACGGGGCCCAGCTGCGTGGCTTCATCCCCATCGCCCCTGTGGGAACCAGGAACTACACACCCCAGCAGTACCAGGCTATCCAG ACTCCAACTCTAATTGTGTATGGAGAGCAGGACATTAACCTGGGGGCTCAATCCTACAAGAACCTGAGTCAGCTGCCCCGACATGCCGCCATCCGGCTCGCCGGCGCGCGACACGCCTGCTACATGGACAAGCCCCGGGAGTTTCACCAGGCCCTGCTAGACTTCCTCAGCAAGCTGGAGTAA
- the abhd14a gene encoding protein ABHD14A isoform X2 — translation MNFLRNRLVVLGLVLLATLLLYLLLPAIRQGSMEPSLEVQRMGLSVASPPPPPTINVTVRTGQLPGDPPLFFREALPIDGAGRQILPRLQVVLLHGQAFTSKTWEDLGTLALLATNGYQALALDLPGFGNTPDSDALKTDQNRVDLLLRFLEALGVRTPVLLSPSMSGHFSLPFLIKHGAQLRGFIPIAPVGTRNYTPQQYQAIQTPTLIVYGEQDINLGAQSYKNLSQLPRHAAIRLAGARHACYMDKPREFHQALLDFLSKLE, via the exons ATGAACTTTTTGCGTAATCGTCTGGTCGTATTGGGCCTGGTGTTGTTAGCTACTTTGCTGCTGTACCTGCTGCTACCGGCCATTCGTCAGGGCAGCATGGAGCCGTCTCTGGAGGTTCAAAGGATGGGGCTATCAGTGgcctcacctccacctcctccgaCCATTAACGTCACAGTCCGTACCGGACAGCTCCCCGGAGATCCGCCTCTGTTTTTCAGGGAGGCCCTGCCTATCGATGGTGCAGGGAGGCAGATACTACCCAG ACTGCAGGTGGTTCTTCTGCATGGCCAGGCGTTCACCTCTAAAACCTGGGAGGACCTCGGGACTCTGGCTCTGCTGGCCACCAACGGATACCAGGCCCTTGCACTGGACCTGCCAG GATTTGGTAACACCCCAGACTCGGATGCGTTGAAGACGGATCAAAACCGGGTGGACCTGCTACTTCGGTTCCTGGAGGCGCTGGGTGTGCGGACCCCAGTGCTGCTCAGCCCCTCCATGAGCGGACACTTCTCCCTGCCCTTCCTCATTAAACACGGGGCCCAGCTGCGTGGCTTCATCCCCATCGCCCCTGTGGGAACCAGGAACTACACACCCCAGCAGTACCAGGCTATCCAG ACTCCAACTCTAATTGTGTATGGAGAGCAGGACATTAACCTGGGGGCTCAATCCTACAAGAACCTGAGTCAGCTGCCCCGACATGCCGCCATCCGGCTCGCCGGCGCGCGACACGCCTGCTACATGGACAAGCCCCGGGAGTTTCACCAGGCCCTGCTAGACTTCCTCAGCAAGCTGGAGTAA
- the LOC135238208 gene encoding zinc finger protein 721-like → MEPGCTLPEAPPYQPLPDGLDDIIALEITEVSPDLVVLQLKEDTPEGCGVEAYRDDGDGGEQGPVFIWEAMQRDDYSTQWRPPGATPVQSLTDGQIGEYCGMTVNSVAEEMYATYTIPETCFGNLELQFYPCDICEASFTDEQELERHVSDSHFISGAKRNELRGKAPSLICKEGGAPGQTPPFGLGLSQPKVPMRKTQSPPLQCVVCGRTFKQLKCLQRHMWYHTWRQGPSNSVSDEKQQPVTTVTQNPCPKCGRTFKERKMLDRHRRIYHHNQTVVLHRGRHHPDLLKNVSPLRCCECDRHFGTKETFYKHQCFHLRKQLRAFNASGRKSHGVNFYHCQLCALPFTGGLEFEHHIKVTHPEQYRKATRRIFSAGMTRSKRSQALKHRDKTVSLENAEAGFPPQTADPDEIPAITDQQDSEPVQLSYPCPECGKSFHMQALLNRHQKMYHIKAETRLHNGNNSYAHHKCPKCEKTFRTRRMLQKHKWMHRKKKDLTCCECRRCFGAAETFYKHKCFHLRKQLRAFNASGRKSHGVNFYHCQLCAIPFTGGLEFEHHIKVTHPEQYRKATRRIFSAGMTRSKRSRALNHRDKTVSLEGAEAGFPPQTADPDEIPAITEQQDSEPVQLSYPCPECGKSFHMQALLNRHQKMYHIKAETRLHNGNNSYAHHKCTKCEKTFRTRRMLEKHKQMHHKKKALTTRVKSEVEDKCAQTGDTRGSCSVAANTEEQGSGTSDLLHQCSKCGRIFQVRKMLDKHQRIYHRDQSTVLRRSRSHPTVSLLRCCECDRHFSTTESFHRHQCFHLRKQLRAFSASGRKSKGVNFFHCQLCTLQFTEGLKFELHVRVTHPEQYKKAARTRCSAGTTTKTGESGDGNNGKTYSKPISVAKAHVKITRVKSEVEDKCAQTGDMGGSCSVATNIEERGSGTSDLLHQCGECGRIFKVRKMLDKHQRIYHRDQSAVLRRSRSHPTVSLLRCCECDRHFSTTESFHRHQCFHLRKQLRAFNASGRKSKGVNFFHCQLCTLQFTEGLKFELHVKVTHPEQYKKAARNKCSDGTSTKR, encoded by the exons ATGGAACCAGGCTGCACCTTGCCTGAGGCCCCCCCTTACCAGCCCTTGCCTGATGGGCTTGATGATATAATTGCCCTGGAAATCACTGAGGTGTCCCCCGACTTGGTGGTGCTTCAGCTAAAGGAGGACACTCCGGAAGGGTGTGGAGTGGAAGCGTACAGAGATGATGGAGATGGTGGGGAACAAGGTCCCGTGTTCATTTGGGAGGCTATGCAGAGGGACGACTACAGCACCCAATGGAGGCCCCCTGGGGCCACCCCAGTACAAAGTCTGACCGACGGACAGATCGGAGAGTACTGCGGAATGACTGTTAACAGCGTGGCTGAGGAGATGTACGCAACATACACCATTCCAGAGACCT GTTTTGGAAATCTGGAGCTTCAGTTCTACCCATGTGACATCTGTGAGGCCTCTTTCACAGATGAGCAAGAGCTTGAAAGACATGTGAGTGATTCCCATTTCATAAGTGGGGCCAAGAGGAATGAACTGAGAGGAAAGGCTCCAAGCCTCATATGCAAGGAGGGTGGTGCACCAGGACAGACGCCGCCATTTGGTCTGGGTCTCTCACAGCCTAAAGTGCCCATGAGGAAGACTCAATCCCCCCCTCTGcaatgtgtggtttgtgggagGACTTTCAAGCAGCTAAAATGCCTTCAAAGACACATGTGGTATCACACATGGAGGCAGGGTCCCAGTAATAGTGTATCAGATGAGAAGCAACAGCCTGTGACAACAGTGACTCAAAATCCTTGTCCTAAGTGTGGGAGGACATTCAAGGAGCGCAAAATGCTAGACAGACATCGACGGATTTACCATCACAACCAGACAGTGGTCCTTCACAGGGGCCGCCATCATCCTGACCTGCTAAAAAATGTGAGCCCCCTGAGGTGCTGTGAGTGTGATCGACACTTTGGCACCAAAGAGACCTTCTATAAACACCAGTGCTTTCACCTCCGCAAGCAGCTGAGAGCTTTCAATGCATCAGGGAGGAAGAGCCATGGAGTGAATTTCTATCATTGTCAGCTCTGTGCACTTCCATTCACTGGGGGCCTGGAGTTTGAGCACCACATCAAAGTTACCCACCCTGAACAGTACAGGAAGGCTACCAGAAGGATATTTTCAGCTGGAATGACCAGGAGTAAGAGATCTCAAGCGTTAAAACACAGAGACAAGACTGTCAGCCTGGAAAATGCTGAAGCTGGGTTCCCCCCACAGACTGCTGACCCAGATGAAATACCAGCTATCACAGACCAGCAAGATTCTGAGCCTGTGCAGTTGTCATATCCCTGCCCTGAATGTGGGAAATCGTTCCATATGCAAGCATTGCTCAATAGGCACCAGAAAATGTACCACATTAAAGCTGAGACAAGGTTGCATAACGGTAACAACAGTTATGCCCATCATAAGTGCCCAAAGTGTGAGAAGACCTTCCGGACAAGAAGGATGCTACAAAAGCACAAGTGGATGCATCGCAAAAAAAAGGACTTAACATGCTGCGAGTGCAGACGATGCTTTGGTGCAGCAGAGACCTTCTATAAACACAAGTGCTTTCACCTCCGCAAGCAGCTGAGAGCTTTCAATGCATCAGGGAGGAAGAGCCATGGAGTGAATTTCTATCATTGTCAGCTCTGTGCAATTCCATTCACTGGGGGCCTGGAGTTTGAGCACCACATCAAAGTTACCCACCCTGAACAGTACAGGAAGGCTACCAGAAGGATATTTTCAGCTGGAATGACCAGGAGTAAGAGATCTCGAGCTTTAAATCACAGAGACAAGACTGTCAGCCTGGAAGGTGCTGAAGCTGGGTTCCCCCCACAGACTGCTGACCCAGATGAAATACCAGCTATCACAGAACAGCAAGATTCTGAGCCTGTGCAGTTGTCATATCCCTGCCCTGAATGTGGGAAATCGTTCCATATGCAAGCATTGCTCAATAGGCACCAGAAAATGTACCACATTAAAGCTGAGACAAGGTTGCATAACGGTAACAACAGTTATGCCCATCATAAGTGCACCAAGTGTGAGAAGACCTTCCGGACAAGAAGGATGCTGGAAAAGCACAAGCAgatgcatcacaaaaaaaaagccttaacTACCAGAGTGAAATCCGAGGTTGAAGACAAATGTGCACAGACTGGTGACACTAGAGGCTCATGCAGTGTAGCAGCCAACACAGAGGAGCAAGGATCTGGAACATCAGACCTTCTACATCAATGCAGTAAGTGTGGCAGAATATTCCAGGTGCGCAAGATGCTGGACAAACACCAGCGGATTTACCACCGAGACCAATCAACGGTCCTTCGCAGGAGCCGCAGTCACCCTACCGTGAGCCTCCTGAGGTGCTGTGAATGTGATCGACACTTTAGCACCACAGAGTCCTTCCATAGACACCAGTGCTTTCATCTCCGCAAGCAGCTTAGAGCTTTCAGTGCATCAGGGCGGAAGAGTAAGGGAGTGAATTTCTTCCACTGTCAGCTCTGTACACTGCAGTTCACTGAAGGACTAAAATTTGAGCTTCATGTCAGAGTTACCCATCCTGAACAGTACAAGAAGGCTGCTAGAACCAGATGTTCAGCTGGAACGACCACAAAAACAGGAGAATCCGGAGATGGAAATAATGGAAAGACCTATAGCAAACCAATCAGTGTTGCAAAAGCACATGTCAAAATTACCAGAGTGAAATCCGAGGTTGAAGACAAATGTGCACAGACTGGTGACATGGGAGGCTCATGCAGTGTAGCCACCAACATAGAGGAGCGAGGATCTGGAACATCAGACCTTCTACATCAATGCGGTGAGTGTGGCAGAATATTCAAGGTGCGCAAGATGCTGGACAAACACCAGCGGATTTACCACAGAGACCAATCAGCGGTCCTTCGCAGGAGCCGCAGTCACCCTACCGTGAGCCTCCTGAGGTGCTGTGAATGTGATCGACACTTTAGCACCACAGAGTCCTTCCATAGACACCAGTGCTTTCATCTCCGTAAGCAGCTTAGAGCTTTCAATGCATCAGGGAGGAAGAGCAAGGGAGTGAATTTCTTCCACTGTCAACTCTGTACACTGCAGTTCACTGAAGGACTGAAATTTGAGCTTCATGTCAAAGTTACCCATCCTGAACAGTACAAGAAAGCTGCCAGAAACAAATGTTCAGATGGAACGTCCACAAAAAGGTGA
- the hyal2b gene encoding hyaluronidase-2 isoform X1, translating to MDVLGRTMCAFPWTAVVRRSCLLLLLVCDVIRAQDLKPTRWPLFSQKPVLLAWNAPTEDCGPRHGVNFKLSQFEIVASPNEGFVKQNLTIFYKDRLGLYPYYERDVAFNGGIPQSASLTAHLERMPDGVSKYIRELGARGLAVIDWEEWRPLWVRNWDTKDIYREQSRLLVAKKNPDWSTDVVNRVAQQEFEISAKKFMLETLRYAKSLRPNQLWGFYLFPDCYNHNYKSSLENYTGRCPDVEMVRNDQLTWLWTESTALFPSIYLAPKLNSTSMGRQFVRNRVLEGMRLASTGEGVTRPVFVYTRPTYANQLTLLTETDLVFTIGESVALGAAGVILWGDAAYASSSANCRSLNDYLLGPLGRYLLNVSTAAEQCSRALCSSRGRCLRRRANDNAYLHLSPHSQPIVSEGGKLMVSGQPSAEETEQLNANFRCQCYSGYQGEGCAQPGPGLPGASPSLRLYLPGLLPLLLHILLH from the exons ATGGATGTGCTTGGG AGGACGATGTGTGCATTTCCCTGGACCGCGGTGGTACGGAGGTCCTGCCTGCTTTTGCTGCTGGTGTGCGATGTGATCCGGGCCCAGGATCTGAAGCCAACTCGATGGCCTCTGTTTTCCCAGAAGCCTGTTTTGCTGGCCTGGAACGCGCCCACAGAGGACTGTGGCCCACGCCATGGTGTCAACTTCAAGCTGAGCCAGTTTGAGATTGTGGCCTCACCCAATGAAGGCTTTGTCAAGCAGAATCTCACAATCTTTTATAAGGACCGTTTGGGTCTGTACCCATACTACGAAAGGGATGTGGCGTTTAATGGTGGGATCCCCCAGTCCGCTAGCCTTACTGCACACCTGGAGAGGATGCCAGATGGTGTGAGTAAGTACATCCGTGAACTTGGTGCCAGGGGGCTTGCCGTCATCGATTGGGAGGAGTGGCGGCCCCTGTGGGTCCGCAACTGGGACACCAAGGACATTTACCGTGAGCAGTCACGGCTCCTTGTCGCCAAAAAGAACCCAGACTGGTCTACAGACGTTGTAAACAGGGTGGCCCAGCAGGAGTTTGAGATCTCCGCCAAAAAGTTCATGCTGGAGACACTGAGGTATGCCAAGAGCCTGCGTCCCAACCAGCTGTGGGGCTTCTACCTGTTCCCCGACTGCTACAACCATAACTACAAGTCCAGCCTGGAGAACTACACGGGTCGATGCCCGGACGTGGAGATGGTGCGGAACGATCAGCTGACCTGGCTGTGGACAGAGAGCACCGCCCTCTTCCCATCCATCTACTTGGCCCCCAAGCTGAACTCCACCTCCATGGGCCGCCAGTTTGTCCGGAACCGCGTGCTGGAGGGAATGAGGCTGGCGTCAACTGGTGAAGGTGTCACACGGCCCGTCTTTGTCTACACGCGGCCTACTTATGCCAACCAACTGACCCTGCTGACTGAG aCAGACCTGGTGTTCACCATTGGGGAGAGTGTGGCGCTGGGAGCAGCAGGTGTAATTCTGTGGGGAGACGCTGCCTACGCCAGCAGCAGT GCCAACTGTCGCAGTTTGAATGATTACCTGCTGGGTCCGCTTGGCCGGTACCTGCTCAACGTTTCCACGGCAGCAGAGCAGTGCAGCAGGGCCCTGTGCTCCTCCCGCGGCCGCTGCCTCCGGCGTCGCGCAAACGACAACGCTTACCTGCACCTGAGCCCGCACAGCCAGCCAATCGTGAGTGAGGGCGGCAAGCTGATGGTGAGTGGCCAGCCCAGCGCCGAGGAGACGGAGCAGCTGAACGCAAACTTCCGCTGTCAGTGCTACAGCGGCTACCAAGGGGAGGGGTGCGCGCAACCTGGGCCCGGCCTTCCCGGCGCCTCCCCCAGCCTGCGGCTCTACCTGCCTGGCCTGCTGCCCCTACTGCTGCACATACTCCTTCACTGA
- the hyal2b gene encoding hyaluronidase-2 isoform X2, translating into MCAFPWTAVVRRSCLLLLLVCDVIRAQDLKPTRWPLFSQKPVLLAWNAPTEDCGPRHGVNFKLSQFEIVASPNEGFVKQNLTIFYKDRLGLYPYYERDVAFNGGIPQSASLTAHLERMPDGVSKYIRELGARGLAVIDWEEWRPLWVRNWDTKDIYREQSRLLVAKKNPDWSTDVVNRVAQQEFEISAKKFMLETLRYAKSLRPNQLWGFYLFPDCYNHNYKSSLENYTGRCPDVEMVRNDQLTWLWTESTALFPSIYLAPKLNSTSMGRQFVRNRVLEGMRLASTGEGVTRPVFVYTRPTYANQLTLLTETDLVFTIGESVALGAAGVILWGDAAYASSSANCRSLNDYLLGPLGRYLLNVSTAAEQCSRALCSSRGRCLRRRANDNAYLHLSPHSQPIVSEGGKLMVSGQPSAEETEQLNANFRCQCYSGYQGEGCAQPGPGLPGASPSLRLYLPGLLPLLLHILLH; encoded by the exons ATGTGTGCATTTCCCTGGACCGCGGTGGTACGGAGGTCCTGCCTGCTTTTGCTGCTGGTGTGCGATGTGATCCGGGCCCAGGATCTGAAGCCAACTCGATGGCCTCTGTTTTCCCAGAAGCCTGTTTTGCTGGCCTGGAACGCGCCCACAGAGGACTGTGGCCCACGCCATGGTGTCAACTTCAAGCTGAGCCAGTTTGAGATTGTGGCCTCACCCAATGAAGGCTTTGTCAAGCAGAATCTCACAATCTTTTATAAGGACCGTTTGGGTCTGTACCCATACTACGAAAGGGATGTGGCGTTTAATGGTGGGATCCCCCAGTCCGCTAGCCTTACTGCACACCTGGAGAGGATGCCAGATGGTGTGAGTAAGTACATCCGTGAACTTGGTGCCAGGGGGCTTGCCGTCATCGATTGGGAGGAGTGGCGGCCCCTGTGGGTCCGCAACTGGGACACCAAGGACATTTACCGTGAGCAGTCACGGCTCCTTGTCGCCAAAAAGAACCCAGACTGGTCTACAGACGTTGTAAACAGGGTGGCCCAGCAGGAGTTTGAGATCTCCGCCAAAAAGTTCATGCTGGAGACACTGAGGTATGCCAAGAGCCTGCGTCCCAACCAGCTGTGGGGCTTCTACCTGTTCCCCGACTGCTACAACCATAACTACAAGTCCAGCCTGGAGAACTACACGGGTCGATGCCCGGACGTGGAGATGGTGCGGAACGATCAGCTGACCTGGCTGTGGACAGAGAGCACCGCCCTCTTCCCATCCATCTACTTGGCCCCCAAGCTGAACTCCACCTCCATGGGCCGCCAGTTTGTCCGGAACCGCGTGCTGGAGGGAATGAGGCTGGCGTCAACTGGTGAAGGTGTCACACGGCCCGTCTTTGTCTACACGCGGCCTACTTATGCCAACCAACTGACCCTGCTGACTGAG aCAGACCTGGTGTTCACCATTGGGGAGAGTGTGGCGCTGGGAGCAGCAGGTGTAATTCTGTGGGGAGACGCTGCCTACGCCAGCAGCAGT GCCAACTGTCGCAGTTTGAATGATTACCTGCTGGGTCCGCTTGGCCGGTACCTGCTCAACGTTTCCACGGCAGCAGAGCAGTGCAGCAGGGCCCTGTGCTCCTCCCGCGGCCGCTGCCTCCGGCGTCGCGCAAACGACAACGCTTACCTGCACCTGAGCCCGCACAGCCAGCCAATCGTGAGTGAGGGCGGCAAGCTGATGGTGAGTGGCCAGCCCAGCGCCGAGGAGACGGAGCAGCTGAACGCAAACTTCCGCTGTCAGTGCTACAGCGGCTACCAAGGGGAGGGGTGCGCGCAACCTGGGCCCGGCCTTCCCGGCGCCTCCCCCAGCCTGCGGCTCTACCTGCCTGGCCTGCTGCCCCTACTGCTGCACATACTCCTTCACTGA